One Carassius gibelio isolate Cgi1373 ecotype wild population from Czech Republic chromosome A7, carGib1.2-hapl.c, whole genome shotgun sequence DNA window includes the following coding sequences:
- the LOC128016748 gene encoding SWI/SNF-related matrix-associated actin-dependent regulator of chromatin subfamily D member 3 isoform X2: MERKRPGMPSGARMPHQGAPMGPPGPPYGGSPAVRPGLTNQAMEASRKRPAPSQQQIQQQQQAAQNRNRNAKRRKMADKILPQRIRELVPESQAYMDLLAFERKLDQTIMRKRVDIQEALKRPMKQKRKLRLYISNTFNPAKPEAEDSEGSIASWELRVEGKLLDDPGKMKRKFSSFFKSLVIELDKDLYGPDNHLVEWHRTPTTQETDGFQVKRPGDVNVRCTLLLMLDYQPPQFKLDPRLARLLGIHTQTRSSIIQALWQYVKTNKLQDSHDKEYINCDKYFQQIFDCPRLKFSEIPQRLTNLLLPPDPIVINHIISVDPNDQKKTACYDIDVEVEDPLKAQMSSFLLSTANQQEIASLDNKIHETIESINQLKIQRDFMLSFSRDPKGYIQDWLKSQSRDLKLMTDVVGNPEEERTAEFYHQPWSQEAVSRYFYCKIQQRRQELEQALAMRNT, encoded by the exons CGGCCCGGCATGCCATCAGGAGCACGAATGCCTCATCAGGGGGCTCCAATGGGGCCTCCAGGACCACCGTATGGAGGAAGCCCTGCTGTCCGCCCTGGACTCACCAATCAGGCCATGGAAGCCAGTCGCAAACGGCCCGCTCCTTCACAGCAGCAGATtcaacagcagcagcaggcaGCGCAGAATCGAAACAGGAA TGCCAAGAGGAGGAAGATGGCTGATAAGATCCTTCCACAAAGG ATTCGTGAGCTTGTTCCTGAGTCACAGGCGTATATGGATCTGTTGGCATTCGAGCGTAAATTAGACCAGACCATAATGCGCAAGCGGGTGGACATCCAAGAGGCTCTTAAGAGACCTATGAAG CAAAAGCGAAAACTGCGTCTCTACATCTCTAACACATTTAACCCTGCCAAGCCTGAAGCAGAGGACTCTGAAGGTAGCATTGCATCCTGGGAGCTGCGTGTGGAGGGCAAACTGCTGGATGAT CCGGGAAAGATGAAGAGGAAGTTCTCCTCATTCTTCAAGAGTCTGGTGATTGAGCTCGACAAAGACCTTTACGGCCCTGATAACCATTTGGTTGAG TGGCATCGTACCCCAACCACTCAGGAGACAGACGGTTTCCAGGTGAAGAGGCCTGGAGATGTGAACGTGCGCTGCACCCTGCTGTTAATGCTGGATTACCAG CCGCCTCAGTTTAAACTGGATCCGCGTCTGGCTCGTCTGCTGggaatacacacacagacacgctccAGTATCATCCAGGCCCTCTGGCAGTACGTCAAGACCAACAAACTGCAGGACTCTCATGACAAGGAGTACATCAACTGTGACAAGTACTTCCAACAG ATCTTTGACTGTCCACGTCTGAAGTTCTCCGAAATTCCACAGCGCCTCACCAACCTTTTGCTCCCCCCTGACCCTATTGTCATCAATCACATCATTAG CGTGGACCCTAATGATCAGAAAAAGACGGCGTGTTATGACATTGATGTAGAGGTGGAAGATCCCCTTAAAGCACAAATGAGCAGCTTCTTGCTCTCCACAGCCAACCAGCAGGAGATTGCCTCTCTGGACAACAAG ATCCATGAGACTATTGAGTCCATCAATCAGCTGAAGATCCAGAGAGATTTCATGCTTAGCTTCTCCAGAGATCCCAAAGGCTACATCCAGGACTGGCTCAAATCCCAGAGCAGAGATCTGAAG CTGATGACAGATGTTGTTGGGAACCCAGAGGAAGAGAGGACAGCAGAGTTTTATCATCAGCCTTGGTCTCAGGAGGCTGTTAGCCGTTACTTCTACTGCAAG ATCCAGCAGAGGAGGCAGGAGCTGGAGCAGGCCTTGGCCATGAGGAACACCTAG
- the LOC128016748 gene encoding SWI/SNF-related matrix-associated actin-dependent regulator of chromatin subfamily D member 3 isoform X3, translated as MASEEIAGGARKATKSKLFEFLVHGVRPGMPSGARMPHQGAPMGPPGPPYGGSPAVRPGLTNQAMEASRKRPAPSQQQIQQQQQAAQNRNRKKPVGCPGPNEMPGRQMDMREAQSDPTLGSNAKRRKMADKILPQRIRELVPESQAYMDLLAFERKLDQTIMRKRVDIQEALKRPMKQKRKLRLYISNTFNPAKPEAEDSEGSIASWELRVEGKLLDDPGKMKRKFSSFFKSLVIELDKDLYGPDNHLVEWHRTPTTQETDGFQVKRPGDVNVRCTLLLMLDYQPPQFKLDPRLARLLGIHTQTRSSIIQALWQYVKTNKLQDSHDKEYINCDKYFQQIFDCPRLKFSEIPQRLTNLLLPPDPIVINHIISVDPNDQKKTACYDIDVEVEDPLKAQMSSFLLSTANQQEIASLDNKIHETIESINQLKIQRDFMLSFSRDPKGYIQDWLKSQSRDLKLMTDVVGNPEEERTAEFYHQPWSQEAVSRYFYCKIQQRRQELEQALAMRNT; from the exons ATGGCTTCGGAGGAGATCGCTGGAGGAGCTCGCAAAGCCACCAAGAGCAAACTATTTGAGTTCCTCGTCCATGGAGTG CGGCCCGGCATGCCATCAGGAGCACGAATGCCTCATCAGGGGGCTCCAATGGGGCCTCCAGGACCACCGTATGGAGGAAGCCCTGCTGTCCGCCCTGGACTCACCAATCAGGCCATGGAAGCCAGTCGCAAACGGCCCGCTCCTTCACAGCAGCAGATtcaacagcagcagcaggcaGCGCAGAATCGAAACAGGAA GAAGCCTGTTGGATGTCCTGGACCAAATGAGATGCCAGGGAGACAGATGGACATGAGAGAGGCCCAATCAGATCCCACACTCGGATCAAA TGCCAAGAGGAGGAAGATGGCTGATAAGATCCTTCCACAAAGG ATTCGTGAGCTTGTTCCTGAGTCACAGGCGTATATGGATCTGTTGGCATTCGAGCGTAAATTAGACCAGACCATAATGCGCAAGCGGGTGGACATCCAAGAGGCTCTTAAGAGACCTATGAAG CAAAAGCGAAAACTGCGTCTCTACATCTCTAACACATTTAACCCTGCCAAGCCTGAAGCAGAGGACTCTGAAGGTAGCATTGCATCCTGGGAGCTGCGTGTGGAGGGCAAACTGCTGGATGAT CCGGGAAAGATGAAGAGGAAGTTCTCCTCATTCTTCAAGAGTCTGGTGATTGAGCTCGACAAAGACCTTTACGGCCCTGATAACCATTTGGTTGAG TGGCATCGTACCCCAACCACTCAGGAGACAGACGGTTTCCAGGTGAAGAGGCCTGGAGATGTGAACGTGCGCTGCACCCTGCTGTTAATGCTGGATTACCAG CCGCCTCAGTTTAAACTGGATCCGCGTCTGGCTCGTCTGCTGggaatacacacacagacacgctccAGTATCATCCAGGCCCTCTGGCAGTACGTCAAGACCAACAAACTGCAGGACTCTCATGACAAGGAGTACATCAACTGTGACAAGTACTTCCAACAG ATCTTTGACTGTCCACGTCTGAAGTTCTCCGAAATTCCACAGCGCCTCACCAACCTTTTGCTCCCCCCTGACCCTATTGTCATCAATCACATCATTAG CGTGGACCCTAATGATCAGAAAAAGACGGCGTGTTATGACATTGATGTAGAGGTGGAAGATCCCCTTAAAGCACAAATGAGCAGCTTCTTGCTCTCCACAGCCAACCAGCAGGAGATTGCCTCTCTGGACAACAAG ATCCATGAGACTATTGAGTCCATCAATCAGCTGAAGATCCAGAGAGATTTCATGCTTAGCTTCTCCAGAGATCCCAAAGGCTACATCCAGGACTGGCTCAAATCCCAGAGCAGAGATCTGAAG CTGATGACAGATGTTGTTGGGAACCCAGAGGAAGAGAGGACAGCAGAGTTTTATCATCAGCCTTGGTCTCAGGAGGCTGTTAGCCGTTACTTCTACTGCAAG ATCCAGCAGAGGAGGCAGGAGCTGGAGCAGGCCTTGGCCATGAGGAACACCTAG
- the LOC128016747 gene encoding chondroitin sulfate glucuronyltransferase-like: MRLSSFLAVFRPALPLILGLSLGCSLSLLMVSWTQETDEACGDELGNGRLVQSGHIRDGQDGDGNEDFQPRIVPYHKDPNKPHKKVLRTRYIHTELGIRERLLVGILSSRATLNTLGVAVNKTVAHHFHRTFFFTGLRSTKAPHGMAVVAHGDDRPVWLMYETIRHLHLHHGNEYDWFYLAQDDTYTQAERVMELVNHLSAGQDMYMGRAEEFIGGEERARYCHGGYGYLLSRSLLARLQPHLDSCRNDILSVRPDEWLGRCIIDYLGLSCVEKHQEMAYRYFELQKNVDPEREDSAQFKNAFTVHPVSEPALMYHLHKRYNQIELDWTYAQIQQLQNQISNISELTPEGKAGATWPIGINPPFRPKTRFEVINWEYFTEEHIYSCADSSPKCELRGADRADVSSVLETAVGRLNERYQPQLRFRKQRLLNGYRRFDPTRGMEYVLDLALEAFTQKGHSQVIAKRVSLLKPLSAVEIIPMPYVTEATRVQVILPVTAHDQDFVGNFLDMFVMNALDTHDNALLTFLFVYDPFDAQRVSQTDVFAGVKAMIGEVEKRYGDVKIPWISVKTEVPSQVKLMDIISKKHPVDTLFFLASVWTEVNADFLNRCRMNAISNWQVFFPIHFQEYSPALVYRDQQPSADSSFASEALRDGHFDRHVFEEACFYNADYMAARTKMAADILDNDELLESMDVYEIFVRYSGLHVFRAVEPALVQKYVHRECNPRFSEDIYHRCVLSNLEGLASRSHLAMALFEQEQANST; encoded by the exons ATGCGCCTGTCTTCTTTCCTGGCTGTTTTTCGGCCTGCTCTGCCCCTCATCCTGGGCCTCTCTTTGGGCTGCAGCCTCAGCCTCCTGATGGTGTCCTGGACACAGGAGACTGATGAGGCTTGTGGAGATGAACTGGGCAATGGGAGACTCGTACAAAGTGGCCATATCCGGGATGGCCAAGATGGGGATGGGAATGAGGACTTCCAGCCTCGCATTGTGCCCTATCACAAGGACCCCAACAAACCACACAAGAAAGTCCTCAG GACACGTTACATCCACACAGAGCTGGGCATCCGAGAGCGTCTTCTGGTGGGTATCCTGAGCTCACGTGCCACTCTCAACACACTAGGGGTGGCTGTCAATAAAACGGTAGCTCACCATTTCCACCGTACCTTCTTTTTCACTGGCCTTCGGAGCACAAAGGCACCGCATGGGATGGCTGTTGTTGCTCATGGTGATGACCGACCCGTCTGGCTGATGTATGAAACCATACGCCACCTCCACCTGCACCACGGCAATGAGTACGACTGGTTTTACCTCGCACAAGATGATACATACACACAAGCTGAAAGGGTCATGGAGCTGGTTAATCATCTTAGTGCAGGACAGGATATGTACATGGGACGGGCAGAGGAGTTCATCGGGGGTGAAGAACGTGCCCGGTATTGTCATGGTGGATACGGGTATCTGCTGTCACGCAGCTTACTGGCCCGACTGCAGCCCCACCTCGACTCTTGCCGAAATGACATCCTCAGTGTCCGGCCAGACGAGTGGCTCGGTCGCTGCATCATTGATTACCTGGGTCTCAGCTGTGTGGAGAAGCATCAG GAGATGGCATACCGTTACTTCGAGCTGCAGAAGAACGTGGACCCTGAGCGTGAGGACAGTGCACAGTTCAAGAACGCCTTCACTGTCCATCCTGTCTCTGAACCTGCACTGATGTATCACCTACACAAACGCTATAACCAGATTGAGCTGGACTGGACCTATGCTCAAATACAGCAGTTACAG AACCAGATCAGTAACATAAGTGAGCTCACTCCAGAGGGCAAAGCCGGAGCCACCTGGCCCATCGGAATCAACCCACCTTTCCGACCCAAAACCCGCTTTGAGGTGATCAACTGGGAATACTTCACCGAAGAGCACATTTATTCATGTGCCGACAGCTCTCCAAAGTGTGAGCTTCGAGGCGCTGACAGGGCAGACGTCAGTTCAGTCCTGGAAACCGCAGTGGGCCGTCTGAACGAGCGCTATCAGCCTCAGTTGCGCTTCCGTAAGCAGCGTTTGCTGAATGGGTACCGCCGCTTCGATCCCACACGAGGCATGGAGTACGTGCTGGATTTGGCCCTGGAAGCTTTTACGCAAAAAGGTCACAGTCAGGTCATCGCCAAACGGGTGAGTCTGCTGAAACCGCTCAGTGCTGTCGAGATCATCCCAATGCCATATGTAACAGAAGCGACACGGGTACAGGTGATCCTCCCCGTGACGGCACACGATCAAGACTTTGTGGGTAACTTCCTTGACATGTTTGTCATGAATGCTCTGGATACCCATGACAATGCTCTTCTCACCTTCTTGTTTGTGTACGACCCCTTTGATGCCCAAAGAGTCAGCCAGACGGATGTCTTTGCAGGTGTCAAAGCCATGATTGGTGAGGTAGAGAAACGTTACGGTGATGTAAAGATTCCTTGGATTAGTGTAAAGACTGAAGTTCCCTCACAGGTCAAGCTGATGGACATCATCTCCAAGAAGCACCCAGTAGACACCCTGTTCTTTTTGGCCAGTGTATGGACTGAGGTCAATGCCGACTTCCTTAATCGCTGCCGTATGAATGCTATCAGCAACTGGCAGGTCTTCTTCCCGATCCACTTTCAAGAGTACAGTCCCGCTCTGGTCTACCGTGACCAACAGCCTTCTGCCGATTCATCGTTTGCGTCCGAGGCGCTGCGCGATGGCCACTTTGACCGCCACGTCTTTGAAGAAGCCTGCTTCTACAATGCAGATTATATGGCTGCCCGCACAAAGATGGCAGCTGACATTTTGGACAATGACGAGTTGCTTGAGAGCATGGACGTCTATGAGATCTTTGTCCGTTACTCGGGGCTGCACGTGTTTCGGGCTGTCGAGCCAGCGCTAGTTCAGAAGTATGTGCACAGAGAATGTAACCCGCGGTTCAGCGAGGACATCTATCACCGCTGTGTGCTCAGTAACCTGGAGGGGCTGGCCTCTCGATCACACCTAGCGATGGCTCTGTTTGAACAGGAGCAGGCTAACAGCACCTGA
- the LOC128016748 gene encoding SWI/SNF-related matrix-associated actin-dependent regulator of chromatin subfamily D member 3 isoform X1, with protein sequence MASEEIAGGARKATKSKLFEFLVHGVRPGMPSGARMPHQGAPMGPPGPPYGGSPAVRPGLTNQAMEASRKRPAPSQQQIQQQQQAAQNRNRNAKRRKMADKILPQRIRELVPESQAYMDLLAFERKLDQTIMRKRVDIQEALKRPMKQKRKLRLYISNTFNPAKPEAEDSEGSIASWELRVEGKLLDDPGKMKRKFSSFFKSLVIELDKDLYGPDNHLVEWHRTPTTQETDGFQVKRPGDVNVRCTLLLMLDYQPPQFKLDPRLARLLGIHTQTRSSIIQALWQYVKTNKLQDSHDKEYINCDKYFQQIFDCPRLKFSEIPQRLTNLLLPPDPIVINHIISVDPNDQKKTACYDIDVEVEDPLKAQMSSFLLSTANQQEIASLDNKIHETIESINQLKIQRDFMLSFSRDPKGYIQDWLKSQSRDLKLMTDVVGNPEEERTAEFYHQPWSQEAVSRYFYCKIQQRRQELEQALAMRNT encoded by the exons ATGGCTTCGGAGGAGATCGCTGGAGGAGCTCGCAAAGCCACCAAGAGCAAACTATTTGAGTTCCTCGTCCATGGAGTG CGGCCCGGCATGCCATCAGGAGCACGAATGCCTCATCAGGGGGCTCCAATGGGGCCTCCAGGACCACCGTATGGAGGAAGCCCTGCTGTCCGCCCTGGACTCACCAATCAGGCCATGGAAGCCAGTCGCAAACGGCCCGCTCCTTCACAGCAGCAGATtcaacagcagcagcaggcaGCGCAGAATCGAAACAGGAA TGCCAAGAGGAGGAAGATGGCTGATAAGATCCTTCCACAAAGG ATTCGTGAGCTTGTTCCTGAGTCACAGGCGTATATGGATCTGTTGGCATTCGAGCGTAAATTAGACCAGACCATAATGCGCAAGCGGGTGGACATCCAAGAGGCTCTTAAGAGACCTATGAAG CAAAAGCGAAAACTGCGTCTCTACATCTCTAACACATTTAACCCTGCCAAGCCTGAAGCAGAGGACTCTGAAGGTAGCATTGCATCCTGGGAGCTGCGTGTGGAGGGCAAACTGCTGGATGAT CCGGGAAAGATGAAGAGGAAGTTCTCCTCATTCTTCAAGAGTCTGGTGATTGAGCTCGACAAAGACCTTTACGGCCCTGATAACCATTTGGTTGAG TGGCATCGTACCCCAACCACTCAGGAGACAGACGGTTTCCAGGTGAAGAGGCCTGGAGATGTGAACGTGCGCTGCACCCTGCTGTTAATGCTGGATTACCAG CCGCCTCAGTTTAAACTGGATCCGCGTCTGGCTCGTCTGCTGggaatacacacacagacacgctccAGTATCATCCAGGCCCTCTGGCAGTACGTCAAGACCAACAAACTGCAGGACTCTCATGACAAGGAGTACATCAACTGTGACAAGTACTTCCAACAG ATCTTTGACTGTCCACGTCTGAAGTTCTCCGAAATTCCACAGCGCCTCACCAACCTTTTGCTCCCCCCTGACCCTATTGTCATCAATCACATCATTAG CGTGGACCCTAATGATCAGAAAAAGACGGCGTGTTATGACATTGATGTAGAGGTGGAAGATCCCCTTAAAGCACAAATGAGCAGCTTCTTGCTCTCCACAGCCAACCAGCAGGAGATTGCCTCTCTGGACAACAAG ATCCATGAGACTATTGAGTCCATCAATCAGCTGAAGATCCAGAGAGATTTCATGCTTAGCTTCTCCAGAGATCCCAAAGGCTACATCCAGGACTGGCTCAAATCCCAGAGCAGAGATCTGAAG CTGATGACAGATGTTGTTGGGAACCCAGAGGAAGAGAGGACAGCAGAGTTTTATCATCAGCCTTGGTCTCAGGAGGCTGTTAGCCGTTACTTCTACTGCAAG ATCCAGCAGAGGAGGCAGGAGCTGGAGCAGGCCTTGGCCATGAGGAACACCTAG